The following are from one region of the Gryllotalpicola protaetiae genome:
- a CDS encoding DNA-directed RNA polymerase subunit beta' — protein MLDATTFDELRIGLATADDIRKWSYGEVKKPETINYRTLKPEKDGLFGEQIFGPSRDWECACGKYKRVRFKGIVCERCGVEVTKSSVRRERMGHIELAAPVTHIWYFKGVPSRLGYLLDMAPKDLEKVIYFAAYMVIFVDEDGRHSDLPGLENELRLELKTLGDQRDAAVADRLGRLETDLAALEAEGAKADQKKKVKDGAEKEMAQLRKSFDDDIARLERVWESFRTLKVGDLKPEDADFNELTDRYGLYFEAHMGAEAIKRRLQDFDLEAEAETLREQIVTGKGQKKIRAIKRLRVVSSFLATGNSPAAMVLDVVPVIPPELRPMVQLDGGRFATSDLNDLYRRVINRNNRLRRLLDLGAPEIIVNNEKRMLQEAVDALFDNGRRGRPVTGTGNRALKSLSDMLKGKQGRFRQNLLGKRVDYSGRSVIIVGPTLKLHQCGLPKQMALELFKPFVIKRLIDLGHAQNIKAAKRMVERSRPQVWDVLEEIIRERPVLLNRAPTLHRLGIQAFEPLLVEGKAIQLHPLVCAAFNADFDGDQMAVHLPLSVEAQAEARILMLASNNILKPSDGRPVTLPAQDMIIGLHHLTTVKEGALGEGRAFSSVAEAILAKDQGTLDLNAKVKIRLADLYLDEDSAPEGFVQGSRSIVETTLGRALFNEALPVDYPFVEAVADKGRISQLVNDLAERYPKVEVAATLDRIKDAGFYWATRSGVTVAMSDVTTPPQKKEIIAKYEKQAAKVQGEYDRGLTTDNERRLELVNIWTKATEEVAAAMRDNFEKDNTIYRMVSSGARGNWLQIRNIAGLLGLVTNPKGETIARPILSSYREGLTVAEYFINTHGARKGLSDTALRTADSGYLTRRLVDVSQDVIIREDDCGTNKGLDLAIAAVNVEGVLVRDPNVENSVFGRTLAVDAIGADGTVVAEAGSDVGDVLIDKLVEAGVERIKVRSVLTCESAVGVCAKCYGRSLATGKLVDIGEAVGIIAAQSIGEPGTQLTMRTFHQGGTTGADDITQGLPRVQELFEARTPKGSSPIAEAAGTIKIEETEKSRRVILTPDNGDEEHVYPVLRRSTLRVEDGQHVELGEQIIVGATDPKEVLRVMGVRAVQEHLVGGVQGVYRSQGVPIHDKHIEVIVRQMLRKVTVVEHGDTDLLPGELVDRSRFVEVNRAAVAEGKKPAAARQEVMGITKASLATESWLSAASFQETTRVLTQAAMEGKSDPLIGLKENVIIGKLIPAGTGLTRYRNVTVDATEEAKAERYPNRIFSDDSVFDENSLSFVDFDSFSSDDYTPGTYN, from the coding sequence TTGCTCGACGCAACTACTTTTGACGAGCTTCGCATCGGCCTCGCTACCGCTGACGACATCCGCAAGTGGTCGTACGGTGAGGTCAAGAAGCCCGAGACCATCAACTACCGCACCCTCAAGCCCGAGAAGGACGGTCTGTTCGGTGAGCAGATCTTCGGCCCTTCGCGTGACTGGGAGTGCGCCTGCGGCAAGTACAAGCGCGTCCGCTTCAAGGGCATCGTCTGCGAGCGCTGCGGTGTCGAGGTCACGAAGTCGTCCGTGCGCCGTGAGCGCATGGGCCACATCGAGCTCGCCGCCCCGGTGACGCACATCTGGTACTTCAAGGGCGTGCCAAGCCGCCTCGGCTACCTGCTCGACATGGCGCCGAAGGACCTCGAGAAGGTCATCTACTTCGCGGCATACATGGTCATCTTCGTCGACGAGGACGGTCGTCACTCCGACCTGCCCGGACTCGAGAACGAGCTCCGTCTCGAGCTGAAGACGCTCGGCGACCAGCGCGACGCCGCAGTGGCCGACCGCCTCGGCCGCCTCGAGACCGACCTCGCGGCCCTTGAGGCCGAGGGGGCGAAGGCCGACCAGAAGAAGAAGGTCAAGGACGGCGCCGAGAAGGAGATGGCGCAGCTGCGCAAGTCCTTCGACGACGACATCGCCCGTCTCGAGCGCGTGTGGGAGTCGTTCCGCACGCTGAAGGTCGGCGACCTCAAGCCCGAGGACGCCGACTTCAACGAGCTGACCGACCGCTACGGCCTGTACTTCGAGGCCCACATGGGTGCAGAGGCGATCAAGCGCCGCCTGCAGGACTTCGACCTCGAGGCCGAGGCCGAGACGCTGCGCGAGCAGATCGTCACGGGCAAGGGCCAGAAGAAGATCCGCGCGATCAAGCGCCTGCGCGTCGTCAGCTCCTTCCTCGCCACCGGCAACTCGCCGGCCGCGATGGTGCTCGACGTCGTGCCGGTGATTCCGCCGGAGCTTCGCCCGATGGTCCAGCTCGACGGTGGCCGCTTCGCGACCTCCGACCTCAACGACCTGTACCGCCGTGTGATCAACCGCAACAACCGCCTGCGCCGCCTGCTCGACCTCGGTGCGCCCGAGATCATCGTGAACAACGAGAAGCGGATGCTTCAGGAGGCCGTCGACGCACTGTTCGACAACGGCCGCCGTGGCCGCCCCGTGACGGGCACCGGCAACCGCGCCCTCAAGTCCCTCAGCGACATGCTGAAGGGCAAGCAGGGTCGCTTCCGCCAGAACCTGCTCGGCAAGCGCGTCGACTACTCGGGCCGTTCGGTCATCATCGTCGGCCCGACGCTGAAGCTGCACCAGTGCGGTCTGCCCAAGCAGATGGCGCTCGAGCTGTTCAAGCCGTTCGTGATCAAGCGCCTGATCGACCTGGGCCACGCCCAGAACATCAAGGCGGCCAAGCGCATGGTCGAGCGTTCGCGCCCGCAGGTGTGGGACGTCCTCGAGGAGATCATCCGCGAGCGCCCCGTGCTGCTGAACCGTGCGCCCACCCTGCACCGCCTCGGCATCCAGGCCTTCGAGCCGCTGCTCGTCGAGGGCAAGGCGATCCAGCTGCACCCGCTCGTCTGCGCCGCGTTCAACGCGGACTTCGACGGCGACCAGATGGCCGTCCACCTGCCGCTGTCGGTCGAGGCCCAGGCCGAGGCCCGCATCCTGATGCTCGCCTCGAACAACATCCTCAAGCCGTCCGACGGCCGCCCGGTCACCCTGCCCGCGCAGGACATGATCATCGGTCTGCACCACCTGACCACCGTCAAGGAGGGTGCGCTCGGTGAGGGCCGCGCGTTCTCGTCCGTCGCCGAGGCGATCCTCGCGAAGGACCAGGGCACGCTCGACCTCAACGCCAAGGTGAAGATCCGCCTCGCGGACCTCTACCTCGACGAGGACAGCGCCCCCGAGGGCTTCGTGCAGGGCTCCCGCTCGATCGTCGAGACCACGCTGGGTCGCGCCCTGTTCAACGAGGCGCTTCCCGTGGACTACCCGTTCGTCGAGGCCGTCGCCGACAAGGGCCGTATCTCGCAGCTGGTCAACGACCTCGCGGAGCGGTACCCCAAGGTGGAGGTCGCGGCGACGCTGGACCGCATCAAGGACGCCGGCTTCTACTGGGCGACCCGCTCGGGCGTCACGGTGGCCATGTCCGATGTGACCACTCCTCCCCAGAAGAAGGAGATCATCGCCAAGTACGAGAAGCAGGCGGCGAAGGTCCAGGGCGAGTACGACCGCGGTCTCACGACCGACAACGAGCGCCGTCTCGAGCTCGTCAACATCTGGACCAAGGCGACCGAAGAGGTCGCGGCGGCCATGCGCGACAACTTCGAGAAGGACAACACCATCTACCGCATGGTGTCGTCCGGCGCCCGTGGTAACTGGCTGCAGATCCGTAACATCGCGGGTCTTCTCGGTCTGGTGACGAACCCGAAGGGTGAGACCATCGCGCGTCCGATCCTCTCGAGCTACCGCGAGGGTCTGACCGTTGCCGAGTACTTCATCAACACGCACGGCGCCCGTAAGGGTCTGTCCGACACCGCTCTGCGCACCGCCGACTCGGGTTACCTGACCCGTCGCCTGGTGGACGTCTCGCAGGACGTCATCATCCGCGAGGACGACTGCGGCACGAACAAGGGCCTCGACCTGGCGATCGCCGCCGTGAACGTCGAGGGCGTCCTCGTCCGCGACCCGAACGTCGAGAACTCGGTGTTCGGCCGCACGCTGGCTGTGGACGCGATCGGTGCCGACGGCACCGTCGTCGCCGAGGCGGGCTCCGACGTGGGCGACGTGCTGATCGACAAGCTCGTCGAGGCCGGTGTCGAGCGCATCAAGGTGCGCTCGGTGCTGACCTGTGAGTCGGCGGTCGGCGTCTGCGCGAAGTGCTATGGCCGTTCGCTGGCCACCGGCAAGCTCGTCGACATCGGCGAGGCCGTCGGCATCATCGCGGCGCAGTCCATCGGTGAGCCCGGAACCCAGCTGACGATGCGTACCTTCCACCAGGGCGGTACCACCGGTGCTGACGACATCACCCAGGGTCTGCCGCGTGTCCAGGAGCTCTTCGAGGCGCGCACCCCCAAGGGTTCGTCGCCCATCGCGGAGGCCGCGGGCACGATCAAGATCGAGGAGACGGAGAAGAGCCGTCGCGTGATCCTCACGCCGGACAACGGCGACGAGGAGCACGTCTACCCGGTACTGCGCCGGTCGACCCTCCGCGTCGAGGACGGCCAGCACGTCGAGCTCGGCGAGCAGATCATCGTCGGCGCCACCGACCCGAAGGAGGTGCTGCGTGTCATGGGCGTCCGTGCCGTGCAGGAGCACCTGGTCGGCGGCGTGCAGGGCGTCTACCGCTCGCAGGGTGTGCCGATCCACGACAAGCACATCGAGGTCATCGTGCGCCAGATGCTGCGCAAGGTCACCGTCGTCGAGCACGGCGACACCGACCTGCTGCCCGGTGAGCTCGTCGACCGCTCGCGTTTCGTCGAGGTCAACCGCGCCGCCGTGGCCGAGGGCAAGAAGCCCGCGGCCGCCCGCCAGGAGGTCATGGGTATCACCAAGGCCTCGCTCGCGACCGAGTCGTGGCTGTCGGCCGCCTCCTTCCAGGAGACGACGCGCGTGCTCACGCAGGCCGCCATGGAGGGCAAGAGCGACCCGCTGATCGGTCTCAAGGAGAACGTGATCATCGGAAAGCTGATCCCGGCCGGTACGGGTCTGACCCGCTACCGCAACGTGACGGTCGATGCCACGGAGGAGGCGAAGGCGGAGCGCTACCCGAACCGCATCTTCTCCGACGACTCGGTGTTCGACGAGAACTCGCTGTCCTTCGTGGACTTCGACTCGTTCTCGAGCGACGACTACACCCCGGGCACCTACAACTAG
- the rpoB gene encoding DNA-directed RNA polymerase subunit beta — protein MAAARNASTTNPKNGRDHTRLSFAKITDTLTVPDLLALQTESFDWLVGNDAWKARVAEGLAQGRQDLPSHTGLEEIFEEISPIEDLGETMQLSFTNPFLEERKYSIDECKEKGKTYSAPLYVEAEFMNHQTGEIKTQTVFMGDFPLMTDKGTFIINGTERVVVSQLVRSPGVYFERTPEKTSDKDIYSARVIPSRGAWLEFEIDKRDQVGVRIDRKRKQSVTVFLKALGMTSEEILTEFAGFESIAATLEKDAILTKEEALKDIYRKLRPGEQVAAEAARALLDNFYFNPKRYDLAKVGRYKINRKLGLDKPLTDSVLTVEDVVRTIKYLVSLHSGETELAGVRDGKPVTIRLDVDDIDHFGNRRIRAVGELIQNQVRTGLSRMERVVRERMTTQDIEAITPQTLINVRPVVAAIKEFFGTSQLSQFMDQNNPLAGLTHKRRLSALGPGGLSRERAGVEVRDVHPSHYGRMCPIETPEGPNIGLIGSLASFARINSFGFIETPYRKVVAGKVTDQIDYLTAAEEDEFIIAQANAPLKADGHFSDERVLAREKGGEVDLVPVDQVGYMDVSPRQMVSVATSLIPFLEHDAANRALMGANMQRQAVPLLRSESPVVGTGMEGFAAIDAGDVVTAEKAGVVLEVSAEVVTVQLDEGGTQDYYLRKFDRSNQGTSYNHRVIVNAGDRVEVGEVIADGPATENGELALGKNLLVAFMPWEGYNYEDAIILSQNLVKDDTLSSIHIEEYEVDARDTKLGKEEITRDLPNVSQELLADLDERGIIRIGAEVRPGDILVGKVTPKGETELSAEERLLRAIFNEKSREVRDTSLKVPHGEEGTIIGVKVFDSQDGDDELGSGVNQRVVVYIAQKRKITAGDKLAGRHGNKGVISTILPVEDMPFLADGTPVDVVLNPLGIPGRMNFGQVLETHLGWVAKTGWKIDGNPEWAKGLPAEAREVAPNTKLATPVFDGASEEEIQGLLDSTLVTRDGDRLIGSSGKTVLFDGRSGEPFPDPVSVGYMYILKLHHLVDDKIHARSTGPYSMITQQPLGGKAQFGGQRFGEMEVWALEAYGAAYALQELLTIKSDDILGRVKVYEAIVKGENIQEPGIPESFKVLIKEMQSLCLNVEVLSADGTAVSLRDTDDEAFRAAEELGINISARFESSSIEEI, from the coding sequence TTGGCTGCTGCTCGCAACGCATCGACCACCAACCCTAAGAACGGACGAGACCACACTCGTCTTTCGTTCGCAAAGATCACAGACACCCTGACCGTTCCCGACCTGCTCGCCCTCCAGACGGAGAGCTTCGACTGGCTGGTCGGAAACGACGCATGGAAGGCGCGCGTGGCCGAAGGCCTCGCGCAGGGTCGTCAGGATCTGCCCAGTCACACCGGCCTCGAGGAGATCTTCGAAGAGATCTCGCCCATCGAGGACCTCGGCGAGACCATGCAGCTCTCGTTCACGAACCCGTTCCTGGAGGAGCGGAAGTACTCGATCGACGAGTGCAAGGAGAAGGGCAAGACCTACTCCGCGCCTCTGTACGTCGAGGCCGAGTTCATGAACCACCAGACCGGTGAGATCAAGACCCAGACGGTCTTCATGGGCGACTTCCCGCTCATGACCGACAAGGGCACCTTCATCATCAACGGCACCGAGCGCGTCGTCGTCTCGCAGCTGGTCCGCTCGCCCGGTGTGTACTTCGAGCGCACGCCCGAGAAGACGTCCGACAAGGACATCTACAGCGCCCGCGTGATCCCGAGCCGCGGTGCGTGGCTCGAGTTCGAGATCGACAAGCGCGACCAGGTCGGCGTTCGCATCGACCGCAAGCGCAAGCAGTCCGTCACGGTGTTCCTCAAGGCGCTGGGCATGACCAGCGAAGAGATCCTCACCGAGTTCGCCGGCTTCGAGTCGATCGCCGCGACCCTCGAGAAGGACGCCATCCTCACGAAGGAAGAGGCGCTCAAGGACATCTATCGGAAGCTCCGTCCGGGCGAGCAGGTCGCCGCCGAGGCCGCCCGCGCGCTGCTCGACAACTTCTACTTCAACCCCAAGCGCTACGACCTCGCCAAGGTCGGCCGTTACAAGATCAACCGCAAGCTGGGCCTCGACAAGCCGCTCACCGACTCGGTGCTGACCGTCGAAGACGTCGTGCGCACGATCAAGTACCTCGTGTCGCTGCACTCGGGCGAGACCGAACTGGCCGGCGTCCGCGACGGCAAGCCGGTCACCATCCGCCTCGACGTCGACGACATCGACCACTTCGGCAACCGTCGCATCCGCGCCGTCGGCGAGCTGATCCAGAACCAGGTCCGCACGGGTCTCTCCCGCATGGAGCGTGTCGTGCGTGAGCGCATGACCACGCAGGACATCGAGGCGATCACCCCGCAGACCCTGATCAACGTGCGCCCCGTCGTGGCCGCGATCAAGGAGTTCTTCGGCACCTCGCAGCTCTCGCAGTTCATGGACCAGAACAACCCGCTCGCCGGCCTGACGCACAAGCGCCGCCTGTCGGCGCTCGGCCCCGGCGGTCTGTCGCGTGAGCGCGCAGGCGTCGAGGTCCGTGACGTCCACCCGTCGCACTACGGCCGCATGTGCCCGATCGAGACCCCTGAAGGCCCGAACATCGGCCTCATCGGCTCGCTGGCGTCGTTCGCCCGCATCAACTCGTTCGGCTTCATCGAGACGCCGTACCGCAAGGTCGTCGCCGGCAAGGTCACCGACCAGATCGACTACCTGACGGCTGCGGAGGAGGACGAGTTCATCATCGCCCAGGCCAACGCGCCGCTGAAGGCCGACGGTCACTTCTCCGACGAGCGCGTGCTCGCCCGTGAGAAGGGCGGCGAGGTCGACCTCGTCCCGGTCGACCAGGTCGGCTACATGGACGTGTCGCCGCGCCAGATGGTGTCGGTCGCGACCTCGCTCATCCCGTTCCTCGAGCACGACGCCGCGAACCGCGCCCTCATGGGTGCGAACATGCAGCGCCAGGCCGTTCCGCTGCTGCGCTCCGAGAGCCCGGTCGTCGGTACCGGTATGGAGGGCTTCGCCGCGATCGACGCGGGCGACGTCGTCACCGCCGAGAAGGCCGGTGTGGTCCTCGAGGTGTCGGCCGAGGTCGTCACCGTGCAGCTCGACGAGGGCGGCACGCAGGACTACTACCTGCGCAAGTTCGACCGCTCGAACCAGGGCACGAGCTACAACCACCGCGTGATCGTCAACGCCGGCGACCGGGTCGAGGTCGGCGAGGTCATCGCCGACGGCCCCGCCACCGAGAACGGCGAGCTCGCGCTCGGCAAGAACCTGCTCGTCGCGTTCATGCCGTGGGAGGGCTACAACTACGAGGACGCGATCATCCTCAGCCAGAACCTCGTGAAGGACGACACCCTCTCCTCGATCCACATCGAGGAGTACGAGGTGGACGCCCGCGACACGAAGCTCGGCAAAGAGGAGATCACCCGCGACCTGCCGAACGTCAGCCAGGAGCTGCTGGCCGACCTCGACGAGCGCGGCATCATCCGCATCGGTGCAGAGGTCCGCCCCGGCGACATCCTCGTCGGGAAGGTCACGCCCAAGGGCGAGACCGAGCTCTCGGCCGAGGAGCGCCTGCTGCGCGCCATCTTCAACGAGAAGAGCCGCGAGGTGCGCGACACCTCGCTGAAGGTTCCCCACGGTGAAGAGGGCACCATCATCGGCGTCAAGGTGTTCGACTCGCAGGACGGCGACGACGAGCTCGGCTCGGGCGTCAACCAGCGCGTGGTCGTCTACATCGCCCAGAAGCGCAAGATCACCGCGGGCGACAAGCTCGCCGGCCGCCACGGCAACAAGGGCGTCATCTCGACGATCCTGCCGGTGGAAGACATGCCGTTCCTCGCAGACGGCACGCCGGTCGACGTGGTGCTCAACCCGCTCGGCATCCCCGGTCGCATGAACTTCGGCCAGGTGCTCGAAACCCACCTCGGGTGGGTCGCGAAGACCGGCTGGAAGATCGACGGCAACCCCGAGTGGGCGAAGGGCCTTCCCGCCGAGGCGCGTGAGGTCGCTCCGAACACCAAGCTCGCGACGCCCGTCTTCGACGGCGCCTCGGAGGAGGAGATTCAGGGTCTGCTCGACTCGACTCTCGTCACTCGCGACGGCGACCGCCTGATCGGGTCCTCCGGCAAGACGGTCCTGTTCGACGGCCGCTCCGGCGAGCCGTTCCCTGACCCGGTGTCGGTCGGCTACATGTACATCCTGAAGCTGCACCACCTGGTGGACGACAAGATCCACGCCCGCTCGACCGGCCCATACTCGATGATCACGCAGCAGCCGCTGGGTGGTAAGGCGCAGTTCGGCGGTCAGCGCTTCGGCGAGATGGAGGTGTGGGCGCTCGAGGCATACGGTGCGGCATACGCCCTGCAGGAGCTGCTCACGATCAAGTCCGACGACATCCTCGGCCGCGTCAAGGTGTACGAGGCGATCGTCAAGGGCGAGAACATCCAGGAGCCCGGCATCCCCGAGTCCTTCAAGGTCCTCATCAAGGAGATGCAGTCGCTCTGCCTGAACGTCGAGGTGCTCTCGGCCGACGGCACGGCGGTCAGCCTGCGCGACACCGACGACGAGGCCTTCCGTGCAGCGGAAGAGCTCGGCATCAACATCTCCGCCCGCTTCGAGTCCTCTTCGATCGAAGAGATCTGA
- a CDS encoding serine hydrolase domain-containing protein produces MNLDETLLSETIDALFAPRIANGVTPGSVVAVFDERGELALTRGFGLDRLTEDGATPDADTAFRIASCTKSFTASAALLLRDRGALVLDQAITDFVPEFCWADGSAEVPTLRQLLSMSGGLSTDDPWADRQEGLSDEEFHAVLAAGTPRDSVPGTVFRYSNLGYALVGQAIALAAGVPFIDFVTAELLEPLGLTATGFRADGRPGRTAVGHRRDVAGTWHPLPYSTHGAFSPIGGIVTTARDLACWGAWHASALTDAPQPGPLGAASRRELQQVHRTIATTRPGVEEFGYGFGLMVEKGARLGHTVSHSGGYPGFSAHLRWNAPGRFGVVAFENGTYAGVSEPTTALVDALIEHGQRAAPPTPWPETIALALAADRLITAWATDAAADALEEEVLSPNVVQDQPIAERREVVAALGVTPTDEEPALEASASPASVSWVRAAAGGRVRVRLSLAPVTPARIQTLAISHEKPAE; encoded by the coding sequence ATGAATCTCGACGAGACGCTGCTGAGCGAGACGATCGACGCGCTGTTCGCACCGCGCATCGCGAACGGGGTCACGCCGGGGTCGGTGGTCGCCGTCTTCGACGAGCGCGGCGAGCTCGCGCTCACCCGCGGGTTCGGCCTCGACCGACTCACCGAGGACGGCGCCACGCCCGACGCCGACACGGCGTTCCGCATCGCGAGCTGCACGAAGAGCTTCACGGCGTCGGCCGCCTTGCTGCTGCGCGACCGCGGGGCGCTCGTGCTCGACCAGGCGATCACCGACTTCGTCCCCGAGTTCTGCTGGGCCGACGGCAGCGCCGAGGTGCCGACGCTGCGCCAGCTGCTGTCGATGTCGGGCGGCCTCTCGACCGACGACCCGTGGGCCGACCGGCAAGAGGGACTCAGCGACGAGGAGTTCCACGCTGTGCTCGCCGCCGGCACGCCGCGCGACAGCGTCCCAGGCACGGTCTTCCGCTACTCGAACCTCGGGTACGCGCTGGTCGGGCAGGCGATCGCGCTCGCCGCGGGTGTGCCGTTCATCGACTTCGTCACGGCCGAGCTGCTCGAGCCGCTCGGCTTGACGGCGACCGGATTCCGCGCCGACGGGCGCCCCGGCCGCACCGCGGTCGGCCATCGGCGAGACGTCGCCGGCACCTGGCATCCGCTGCCCTATTCGACCCATGGCGCGTTCTCGCCGATCGGCGGCATCGTGACCACCGCGCGCGATCTCGCCTGCTGGGGCGCGTGGCATGCGAGCGCTCTGACCGACGCGCCGCAGCCCGGCCCGCTCGGCGCGGCGAGCCGCCGGGAGCTGCAGCAGGTGCACCGCACGATCGCGACCACGCGCCCCGGCGTCGAGGAGTTCGGCTACGGCTTCGGTCTTATGGTCGAGAAGGGCGCGAGGCTCGGGCACACGGTGTCGCACTCCGGCGGCTACCCGGGCTTCAGTGCGCACCTGCGCTGGAACGCGCCCGGCCGGTTCGGCGTGGTCGCGTTCGAGAACGGCACCTACGCCGGCGTGAGCGAGCCGACCACGGCGCTCGTCGACGCCCTCATCGAGCACGGGCAGCGGGCGGCGCCACCGACGCCGTGGCCGGAGACGATCGCGCTCGCCCTCGCCGCAGACCGGCTGATCACGGCGTGGGCGACGGATGCTGCGGCCGACGCGCTGGAAGAGGAAGTGCTCTCGCCCAACGTCGTGCAGGACCAGCCGATCGCGGAGCGCCGCGAGGTGGTCGCGGCGCTCGGGGTGACGCCGACGGACGAGGAGCCGGCGCTCGAGGCATCCGCCTCGCCTGCGTCCGTCTCATGGGTGCGCGCGGCCGCGGGCGGGCGGGTGCGCGTGCGCCTCTCGCTCGCCCCTGTCACGCCGGCGCGCATTCAGACCCTGGCGATCAGCCACGAGAAACCGGCGGAATAA
- a CDS encoding response regulator transcription factor, with amino-acid sequence MASPQIRVLVADDQAIVRDGLVTVLELLPDIEVVGEAGDGVEAVRLAGELAPDVVLMDLRMPQLDGAAATERVLAQDPKVAVLVLTTFADDASIASALKAGARGYLTKDAGRAELAAAVRAVASGQTTLAPEVGARLIGSFTSGGTPPVPERSAPDGDGPVGRRAPDAERAALARAEHLLTRFPALTPREAEVLAEIARGRSNPEIAQQFFVSVATVKTHVNSLFAKLGVQTRAQAIALAVGSAD; translated from the coding sequence GTGGCATCCCCTCAGATCCGCGTCCTGGTCGCCGACGACCAGGCGATCGTGCGCGACGGTCTCGTGACCGTGCTCGAGCTGCTGCCCGACATCGAGGTGGTCGGCGAGGCCGGGGACGGCGTCGAGGCGGTGCGGCTCGCCGGCGAGCTCGCGCCCGACGTCGTGCTGATGGATTTGAGGATGCCGCAGCTCGACGGCGCCGCGGCCACCGAGCGTGTGCTCGCGCAGGACCCGAAGGTCGCCGTGCTCGTGCTGACCACCTTCGCCGACGACGCCTCGATCGCCTCCGCCCTCAAGGCCGGGGCGCGCGGCTACCTCACGAAGGACGCCGGGCGCGCGGAGCTCGCCGCCGCGGTGCGTGCCGTCGCGAGCGGACAGACGACGCTCGCGCCCGAGGTCGGGGCGAGGCTGATCGGCTCGTTCACCAGTGGCGGGACGCCTCCGGTCCCTGAGCGCTCGGCGCCCGACGGCGACGGCCCGGTGGGCCGTCGCGCGCCGGACGCGGAGCGAGCCGCACTCGCGAGGGCCGAGCACCTGCTCACCCGCTTCCCCGCCCTCACCCCGCGCGAAGCGGAGGTGCTCGCCGAGATCGCCCGTGGCCGCAGCAACCCGGAGATCGCGCAGCAGTTCTTCGTCTCCGTCGCGACGGTGAAGACGCACGTCAACTCGCTGTTCGCGAAGCTCGGCGTGCAGACGCGCGCCCAGGCGATCGCGCTCGCCGTCGGCAGCGCTGACTGA
- a CDS encoding sensor histidine kinase, whose amino-acid sequence MTLMDASDRRLLPLVLNAIGMAVVVYAFVATGATRHGGWLVIATILALLTWAVVELLQWRFVGTLRRRSALRVVRRVATVLGVVVASFAQAPSEGLHTAPLAILVILAVSDESEPIWFGASVSALSFILTPIGAVLAHAGPGTLLGYLAGNAVWLLIGVSRRQARTATRRNQELAEQQRELAQQEATASALAARQAAARDIHDVLAHSLGGLVIQLDAAEALLESGRTEAAHAKVTQARRLATDGLTEARRAVSALRAPGDSDAAEQTPADLAGAAERLLRAHRELGGEVDAHVDLGAAPPLTASVATAFERALQESLSNARRHAPGEPVAVELSAAGGCLELTVSNPMLPGRARSAAGGGHGLTGMTERFAALAGGRATAAERDGRFVVSASASVAQG is encoded by the coding sequence ATGACCCTTATGGACGCATCCGACCGCCGCCTTCTGCCGCTGGTGCTCAACGCCATCGGCATGGCGGTGGTCGTGTATGCGTTCGTCGCGACCGGCGCGACGCGCCATGGCGGCTGGCTCGTGATCGCGACGATCCTGGCGCTGCTCACCTGGGCCGTGGTCGAGCTGCTGCAGTGGCGCTTCGTCGGCACCCTGCGCCGACGCAGCGCGCTGCGCGTCGTGCGCCGCGTCGCGACGGTCCTCGGTGTCGTGGTCGCCTCGTTCGCGCAGGCGCCGAGCGAGGGCCTGCACACGGCGCCGCTCGCGATCCTCGTGATCCTCGCAGTCTCGGACGAGAGCGAGCCGATCTGGTTCGGCGCGAGCGTCTCCGCCCTGTCCTTCATCCTCACTCCGATCGGGGCCGTGCTCGCGCACGCGGGCCCCGGAACACTGCTCGGCTACCTGGCCGGCAACGCGGTCTGGCTGCTGATCGGCGTCTCGCGCCGGCAGGCGCGCACCGCCACGCGGCGCAACCAGGAACTCGCCGAGCAGCAGCGCGAGCTCGCCCAGCAGGAGGCGACCGCGAGCGCCCTCGCCGCCCGGCAGGCGGCGGCCCGCGACATCCACGACGTGCTGGCGCACAGCCTCGGCGGGCTCGTGATCCAGCTCGACGCCGCAGAGGCCCTGCTCGAGTCGGGGCGCACGGAGGCCGCGCACGCGAAGGTCACCCAGGCCAGACGGCTGGCGACCGACGGGCTCACCGAGGCGCGGCGCGCGGTCTCCGCGCTGCGCGCGCCAGGCGATTCGGATGCCGCCGAGCAGACCCCCGCCGATCTGGCCGGCGCCGCGGAGCGGCTGCTGCGCGCGCACCGCGAGCTCGGGGGAGAGGTCGATGCGCACGTCGACCTGGGCGCTGCACCGCCGCTCACGGCATCCGTCGCCACGGCTTTCGAGCGGGCGCTGCAGGAATCCCTGAGCAATGCGCGCCGGCATGCGCCGGGCGAGCCGGTCGCGGTCGAGCTGAGCGCGGCGGGCGGATGCCTGGAGCTCACCGTCTCGAACCCGATGCTCCCCGGCCGAGCCCGCAGCGCGGCCGGCGGCGGCCATGGGCTCACGGGCATGACCGAGCGCTTCGCCGCGCTCGCGGGCGGCCGGGCGACGGCGGCCGAGCGCGACGGGCGATTCGTGGTGTCGGCGTCGGCGTCGGTTGCGCAAGGCTGA